One Drosophila willistoni isolate 14030-0811.24 chromosome XL unlocalized genomic scaffold, UCI_dwil_1.1 Seg142, whole genome shotgun sequence genomic region harbors:
- the LOC111519653 gene encoding potassium voltage-gated channel protein Shaker-like: RPVGFWGKIVGSLCVIAGVLTIALPVPVIVSNFNYFYHRETDQEEMQSQNFNHVTSCSYLPGALGQHLKKSSLSESSSDIMDLDDGIDATTPGLTDHTGGGRHMVPFLRTQQSFEKQQLQLQLQLQQQQQLHQPQGQGQNGLRSTNSLQLRHNNAMAVSIETDV; this comes from the exons agGCCCGTCGGCTTCTGGGGCAAAATTGTCGGCTCTTTGTGCGTGATCGCTGGTGTGCTGACAATCGCACTGCCGGTACCGGTTATCGTCAGTAATTTCAATTACTTCTATCACCGCGAAACGGATCAGGAGGAGATGCAGAGCCAAAATTTCAACCACGTTACAAGTTGTTCATATTTGCCTGGTGCACTAG GTCAACATTTAAAGAAGTCCTCACTATCCGAATCATCATCGGATATTATGGATTTGGATGATGGCATTGATGCAACCACACCAGGTCTGACTGATCATACGGGCGGCGGCCGTCATATGGTGCCATTTCTGAGAACGCAGCAATCCTTTGAGAagcaacaattgcaattgcaattgcagttgcaacagcagcagcagctacatCAGCCACAGGGACAAGGCCAGAATGGTTTGAGGAGCACAAATAGCTTacaattaagacataataacGCCATGGCCGTTAGTATTGAAACCGACGTCTGA
- the LOC6652835 gene encoding uncharacterized protein LOC6652835, whose translation MMMMLLIFLPFFVSSSLCHQQSSSNNLAQDVLTSSGMAFANYTELSRAVRASLLEHEQRQRLRQRRSKRAAVKRVCYGELGCFEDSGPFAYLEMLPSAPEEINTKFYFYSTRQRSDRPLMELSFLNMTAAFGGKSKRDLNEMNEAQSSAGLNASSSSNFSSTTEKPSSGSQKKAMPSIADLEGFDELSVRVIVHGFGSACPHVWIYEMKTALMAVEDCIVICVDWENGASFPNYVRAAANTRLVGKQLAMLLQNLQQHKGLNLKRTHLIGFSLGAHVSGFAGAELPGLSRITGLDPAGPLFEAQHPKVRLDSQDAEFVDVIHSNGENLILGGLGSWQPMGHVDYYPNGGRVQTGCSNLFVGAVTDFIWSAQAAEDEEGRSLCNHRRAYKFFIDSVAPRCMFPAFPCASYDDFLKGKCFPCAQDDEDLAEGVPRCGNMGYYADRSTGRGQLYLLTREEEPFCAHQFQLQIFNSFNDLPLRTIGRLEAILEGDGGLNETFEISEKDDSEFFAGDIVSKIIVPHPALGFPTTLSLLYKSYSGWLSKGLPHWDIDKVVLTDSFGRSHSLCRPSTKLSSGNPVRMPLQAGNCELDNQEDYGSYTTLATPSVVTNGASNSPTDIPDSSVQESGLSVSSSVDGVESAKQSKDIFNLGTSFKLGRNQTYALGHSAALPWQPILVGNSLDNETSDAAASETSRSFPDASSEIVEPVLKDRKMAVNRGRNLQDSTTEEIVEPVLKATTPRVKQGKDLDLSEIDLTDSSSTTTNTADSSTVGSLPKMMAQMGQNRPGHTPANPSTDEAQTVQLLPFRLGELLQKAERYARETLLPLISVQAPRFFGFNVTAQDRGESRKPRYIPRYEEAAFLNTSIKTRAGRKPSKAQQRNLLRLLRGRSAQRRIAPADPAGTDSAPAANEPQQEVTYYTNQLITESRSMRPEVPEYQAVFIDLPTYRPKVKAATGRRRARNLS comes from the exons atgatgatgatgctacTCATATTTTTGCCCTTCTTTGTCTCCTCAAGTCTCTGTCATCAGCAGTCATCTAGCAATA ACCTCGCCCAGGATGTATTGACGTCTTCTGGTATGGCATTTGCCAACTATACGGAACTATCGCGTGCTGTGCGTGCCTCTCTGCTGGAGCACGAACAGCGTCAACGTCTGCGTCAGCGGCGGAGCAAGAGAGCCGCGGTGAAACGGGTTTGCTATGGCGAACTTGGCTGCTTTGAGGATTCGGGACCCTTTGCCTATCTTGAAATGCTGCCCTCAGCACCCGAGGAGATCAACACAAAGTTCTATTTCTATTCCACCCGCCAGCGTTCCGATCGGCCACTGATGGAGTTGTCGTTCCTCAATATGACAGCGGCATTCGGTGGCAAATCGAAGCGTGACCTAAATGAAATGAACGAGGCACAGTCATCGGCGGGCCTAAATGCATCGAGCAGTAGCAACTTCAGTTCCACCACGGAAAAGCCTTCCTCTGGCAGCCAAAAGAAAGCGATGCCCTCAATTGCTGATCTAGAGGGTTTCGATGAGCTATCCGTACGTGTCATTGTCCATGGCTTTGGTTCCGCTTGCCCCCATGTGTGGATCTACGAGATGAAGACGGCCCTAATGGCTGTG GAGGATTGCATTGTGATTTGTGTGGACTGGGAGAATGGAGCCAGCTTTCCCAATTATGTGAGAGCGGCGGCCAATACCCGCCTGGTGGGTAAACAATTGGCGATGCTTCTTCAGAATCTCCAACAACACAAGGGTCTCAATCTGAAGCGGACTCATCTGATTGGCTTTAGCCTAGGTGCCCATGTCTCTGGTTTCGCTGGTGCCGAATTGCCTGGCTTGTCTCGCATTACTGGCCTAGATCCAGCTGGTCCCCTATTCGAGGCTCAACATCCCAAGGTTCGTCTGGACAGTCAAGATGCTGAGTTTGTCGATGTGATTCACTCGAATGGTGAGAATCTCATATTGGGTGGCCTGGGCTCATGGCAGCCAATGGGTCATGTGGACTACTATCCAAATGGCGGACGTGTGCAGACAGGCTGTTCGAATCTCTTTGTTGGAGCTGTGACGGATTTCATTTGGT CCGCCCAGGCAGCCGAGGATGAAGAGGGACGCTCCTTGTGCAATCATCGTAGAGCCTACAAGTTCTTTATTGATTCGGTGGCACCTCGCTGCATGTTTCCCGCCTTTCCCTGTGCCAGCTATGATGATTTCCTAAAGGGCAAATGTTTTCCATGTGCCCAAGACGATGAGGATCTGGCCGAGGGTGTTCCGCGGTGTGGCAATATGGGCTACTATGCCGATCGATCCACAGGACGGGGCCAACTCTATTTGTTGACCCGCGAAGAGGAGCCCTTCTGTGCCCATCAGTTTCAATTGCAGATATTCAATTCCTTCAACGACTTGCCCTTGCGCACAATTGGACGCCTGGAAGCCATATTAGAGGGCGATGGCGGTCTCAATGAGACCTTTGAAATATCAGA AAAAGACGACTCGGAGTTCTTTGCCGGTGATATTGTGTCCAAGATCATAGTACCGCATCCCGCCTTAGGGTTTCCCACGACTCTGAGTTTGCTGTACAAGTCGTACAGTGGATGGCTGAGCAAGGGTTTGCCCCATTGGGATATCGATAAGGTGGTACTTACGGATAGCTTTGGCCGGAGTCATTCACTGTGTCGTCCATCAACTAAGCTTAGCAGTGGCAATCCCGTACGTATGCCCCTTCAGGCCGGCAACTGTGAATTGGACAATCAAGAGGATTATGGATCCTATACAACATTGGCAACACCATCGGTTGTCACCAACGGCGCAAGCAATTCCCCCACAGACATACCCGACTCAAGTGTCCAGGAATCTGGTTTAAGTGTGTCGTCCTCAGTCGATGGAGTCGAGAGTGCCAAGCAAAGTAAGGACATCTTTAATCTGGGAACCAGTTTCAAATTGGGTCGAAATCAGACCTATGCCTTGGGTCATTCAGCTGCATTGCCTTGGCAGCCCATTTTAGTCGGCAATTCGCTGGACAATGAGACTTCCGATGCGGCGGCAAGCGAAACGAGTCGCAGTTTCCCCGATGCCTCCTCTGAGATAGTGGAGCCTGTTCTAAAGGATCGCAAAATGGCTGTCAACCGGGGGCGTAATCTGCAGGACTCGACCACAGAGGAGATTGTGGAACCCGTTCTGAAAGCTACCACACCAAGGGTTAAACAAGGCAAAGATCTGGACTTGAGCGAAATAGACTTAACAGACAGtagcagcaccaccaccaacacagCCGATTCCTCCACAGTTGGTAGTTTACCCAAAATGATGGCCCAAATGGGCCAGAACCGGCCCGGTCACACTCCCGCGAATCCTTCAACCGATGAGGCACAAACCGTGCAGCTTTTGCCCTTCCGTTTGGGCGAGCTGCTACAAAAAGCGGAACGTTACGCCCGTGAAACCTTGCTGCCATTGATCTCTGTCCAGGCTCCGCGATTTTTCGGTTTCAATGTCACAGCCCAAGATCGCGGAGAGTCCCGCAAGCCTCGTTATATCCCACGCTACGAGGAAGCAGCCTTCCTTAATACCAGTATCAAGACCCGAGCGGGTAGAAAACCATCAAAGGCACAGCAACGTAATCTTCTTCGACTCCTACGTGGTCGTTCGGCCCAAAGGCGTATAGCGCCAGCTGATCCAGCTGGTACTGATTCCGCTCCTGCAGCGAATGAGCCACAGCAGGAGGTCACCTACTATACAAATCAACTGATTACAGAGTCACGGTCCATGCGGCCAGAGGTACCAGAATATCAAGCCGTTTTCATTGATCTGCCGACGTATAGACCAAAGGTGAAGGCCGCAACAGGACGTCGTAGAGCCAGAAATCTAtcttga
- the LOC6652836 gene encoding vacuolar protein sorting-associated protein 4, whose product MASGTTLQKAIDLVTKATEEDRNKNYAEALRLYEHGVEYFLHTIKYEAQGEKAKDSIRAKCLQYLDRAEKLKEYLKKGKKKPLKEGGESTSKDDKDKKSDSDDDDGDDPEKKKLQSKLADAIVIEKPKVQWSDVAGLDAAKEALKEAVILPIKFPQLFTGKRIPWKGILLFGPPGTGKSYLAKAVATEANRSTFFSVSSSDLMSKWLGESEKLVKNLFELARQHKPSIIFIDEIDSMCSARSDNENDSVRRIKTEFLVQMQGVGNDTDGILVLGATNIPWVLDSAIRRRFEKRIYIPLPEAHARLVMFKIHLGNTTHVLTEQDLKELAGKTEGYSGADISIVVRDALMEPVRKVQTATHFKRVTGPSPTNKDETVNDLLVPCSPGDDGAVEMNWMDVPSDKLFEPPVTMRDMLKSLSRTKPTVNEEDLSKLRKFTEDFGQEG is encoded by the exons ATGGCATCCGGCACTACCCTACAGAAGGCCATTGATCTGGTGACAAAGGCCACGGAAGAGGATCGTAATAAGAATTATGCCGAGGCCTTGCGGCTGTATGAGCATGGCGTTGAGTATTTTCTTCATACTATTAAGT ATGAAGCTCAGGGTGAGAAGGCCAAAGATTCTATACGGGCAAAATGTCTGCAGTATTTAGATCGCGCCGAGAAACTCAAGGAATACTTGAAGAAGGGCAAAAAGAAACCGCTCAAAGAGGGCGGCGAGTCCACATCGAAGGATGATAAGGATAAGAAATCTGATAGtgacgatgatgatggcgaTGATCCTGAAAAGAAGAAATTGCAAAGCAAACTGGCGGATGCAATTGTCATAGAGAAACCGAAAGTGCAATGGTCCGATGTGGCTGGCTTGGATGCTGCCAAGGAGGCCCTCAAAGAGGCAGTTATATTGCCGATTAAATTTCCACAGCTCTTCACCGGTAAAAGAATACCATGGAAGGGTATATTGCTATTTGGACCACCCGGTACGGGTAAATCCTATCTGGCCAAGGCTGTGGCCACGGAAGCGAATCGCTCGACATTTTTCTCAGTATCCAGTTCGGATTTGATGTCTAAATGGCTGGGCGAGTCCGAGAAATTGGTTAAGAATCTCTTTGAGCTGGCTCGCCAGCATAAGCCATCGATTATATTCATTGATGAAATCGATTCCATGTGCTCAGCCCGATCGGACAATGAGAACGACAGCGTGCGACGCATTAAAACCGAGTTTCTTGTGCAAATGCAAGGAGTGGGCAATGATACGGATGGTATCCTAGTATTGGGAGCCACCAATATACCCTGGGTATTGGATTCTGCTATTCGGAGACGTTTCGAGAAGCGTATATACATTCCTTTGCCGGAGGCTCATGCCCGATTGGTTATGTTTAAAATACATTTGGGTAATACTACACACGTGCTGACCGAACAGGATCTTAAAGAACTGGCCGGCAAGACCGAGGG ATACTCTGGCGCAGATATATCCATTGTGGTGCGCGATGCCCTCATGGAGCCCGTACGAAAGGTACAAACAGCAACCCATTTCAAGCGGGTTACGGGTCCCAGTCCCACAAATAAGGATGAAACTGTCAATGACCTTTTGGTCCCATGTTCGCCAGGCGATGATGGAGCCGTTGAAATGAATTGGATGGATGTGCCCAGCGATAAACTGTTTGAACCCCCTGTGACTATG CGCGATATGCTGAAGTCCTTGTCGCGCACGAAACCCACTGTCAACGAGGAAGACTTGAGCAAGCTGCGTAAATTCACAGAGGACTTTGGGCAGGAGGGTTAA